Part of the Camarhynchus parvulus chromosome 11, STF_HiC, whole genome shotgun sequence genome, ACTTGGCaggctgctatctcagtgtaAGCTGTTATCACACCAACTCATGGCAGGGTATTAACTTGTCAGAGCTGCAATTGGGGTACTTCAGGAGATGCTTTCAAAGCACCCTTTGGATTTAGATGCATCAGTATTAAATCAGCAGGATTTAACCTCCTAAACCCTCAGtgcttttcaaaagcttttttcttttatgttgaGCATGTcaggacagggcacaggagTCAGCTTGTGGGCACACAAATGAGTTACTGTGAGAGAAAGAGTAGATGAGCCACTTTGCAGTGACAGGCCGTGCTCATGCCTTTATTCCAAGGAGGTTTGTGCTTCTACCTGGGATTTATTTGAAGGGGATCCTGTTTATTGTGTGATCACCATAATCACTATTTGTTCAGCCTATTTCCAAGCCAACACGTGCTTGTTCCCAAATCCAGCCACGTTTCCCTGTCCTTGGCAGAGGATGTGCCCTGTCTGTGGCTCTGCCAGTGAAATGTGCTGTCACAGAGTCACACAGTGAAGCCATTTTGGGGCACATCAGTGAAGTGACCTcatcctctcccttttctcctggtgctgcaggaattccGGACGTGGCTGAGGGAGGAGTGGGGTCGGACTCTGGAAGACATTTTCCATGAACACATGCAGGAACTCATCCTGATGAAGTTCATCTACACCAGCCAATATGAGTAAGGGCTGCTGCAACTTCACACTCTGCACACTCTGGAGCATTTTTCCCCAAGATGAGGTTTTCCATGGGCTTTCACAGCCAGAGGAATGTTGTGTCTCTGCAGTGCTTCCCAGCTGTACAGGGAGATGAGATGGAATGAGCAGTAGGAATAGGATTCCAAGTTCTGCACAATAACTATGCACAGTAAGGTGCTTTTGAATCATTTAACTCTGTTTAATTTGAAGACAGAGCAAATGCCTGTGATCCCAGGGAGTGTCTGGTTATTATCCATATTAGTCAGTGTGCTCTGTAGTGCAGGAATTAGAGAGTCCCTGAGAAACTGGGGATTTTAACCAGCTCTCCAAGCTTCTGTTAGCAGGCACCTCACTGTAACAGATGTTTAAATATGCTTCACTCTCAGGTTCTCTGGGAATCTCAAGGGCTGAGGAAGTTTCTTTGCTGCAGGAATCTCCTGCTATGCTCACGAGGATGGTGGGGAGAGCAgcgcagggagggagggaggaagtgCTCGCAGAGCTCTAAAGCAAATCCTGAGCTTGCTGCAAACACAGATCCTGCCTGTCTTGACAACATCCCcaagctgctggaggagcagaatgcaaacacagagctgctgggaagggtttttttcctgatttctgtgATGTTTTTCTCTTGCACAGCAACTGCCTGACATACCGGCGCATCTACctcccccccagcagccccgAGGACCTCATCCAGCCAGGCCTCTTCAAAGGCACCTACGGGAGCCACGGGCTGGAGATTGTCATGCTGAGCTTCCATGGCAAGAAAGCCAAGGGCACTAAGATCACTGTGAGTGCATTTTCCTGTCTCTCAGGTGCTTTGTGAAAGTGTTCTCAGTGGATGTGCAGGAGATGTTTCTGTTTGGGAGCTGTTCCACGTGGGGattggtggcactgggtgaaTCTCGGCACACACACAGTGACCAGGATCTGCTCTGCAAAGTTTCTCCTGGCtcccccttcctttcctctcccttccagctgctttctgtgAGCAGCTGGTAGCAGGTCACTGGAGAtcccgtgtgtgtgtgtgaggagcaggTACCAAATGTTGGCAGCTCTTCACTGAAGTCAGGCAGGGGagctcctttcctccctgcagggagggattgtgcagctgcagctttgaCTTTCTTTCACCCTTGCAAGGTACAGCTTTTGATTTACAATTCTGGTTCTGGGAAGGGGAAAGCAGAGATGGCAAAAAAGGTCcaagcagggttttttttattgccAGCTTGGTGATTGTAGAACAGGGTGAGCTATTAACAAGTTCAGGTGGTGGCTCTGTAGCACTGGTGTGTGCAGCCGTGCTGTTCCTTCCTGTCCCTAGGGAGATCCCAACATCCCAGCTGGACAGCAGACTGTGGAGATAGACCTGGCacatcctctgcagctgcctgacaTCGAGACCCTGCGTGACTTCAGCGAGCTCTCCCGCATCGTGCtggaggtgcaggagcaggtccggcgggaggagcaggagcgggagcagagccaggaggagcaggagcattcccagcaggctgcttcccagcctgccagccccctgggaggaggaggtgctgagggggAAGAgactgcagctggggcagaggggaaaaCCCAGGACAAGGCCCCAGCTTCCCAGCCCTTCGTGCTGCCCACGGGAGTGATATCGAGGAATGAGGATTATCCCCGGACCTGCCGAGTCTGGTAACTGCTGCTTTTATGGCTGATTCAGTTttgaaaaggaaggggaaatcTTTGAGGTGTGTCCTGTATTTGTGTGCCCTTTACCTGCCTGTGGATCTCCCAGCCCCTTGGGCTCAGAtttcacacaatcacagaatggtttgggttgaaagggacctgaaatcccatcttgttccaaccctgCCATGGGATTTCCACTAGATCAGATTGCTCCAGGTTGCTGTCtgacctggccttgaacatttccagggatgtggAATGCACAGTCTCTGgttcctgcctctgcttcccGATTTCCCAGGCTTTGGTTTGTTCCCTCTCTCACCACGCTGTCATCTCCCATCCCACTTCCTTGCTAGATTTACTTCAGAAGCTGGCACCTCTCCTGAATTCCACAcacccccccctttttttttggtgtgttttatgtcccagagctgctcagctcatATATTTAGAACAGTTGAAGCTGCTTCCCATTCCCATGTGTGTCATTGATGTTCCTTGGCTGTGGGAACACAGTGCTCTCTCCCACCTTTCCCTGGCCTCTGGTGCcttggggcagccctggcaggtgcTGAGCACCCCAAGCAGGAGTTGCAGGcatgcagagagctgtgctgaaTGGGAGCAGGAGTTGGTGAAGCAGCACATTAAATGAAGTGTGGAAAAAGAGCCCAAAAGCTGAGGCTTAGACAGGTGACCTTCAGCCAAACATCTGTGCTCATGGAAAAACCTACCCAGAGCTGGTTAATCCCAGAAGGCTCCTGCTGTCACAGCTCAGTTGTGTTTGGATAAAGCCCTGCTCCACCTGCTGCTTGCTCAGAGCTTTGGCTGACCTTTATTCCTCCTCAGGTCCTGgtagatttttctgctttttagatttttctccCGCTTGGGTTTTGCCTCTCTGCTTGCGCTCTCAACATTAGAGAGAGTGCTCTCAACATTTGAAAGCCTTTGCTTTCCTGGGAGATTGAGCCTGTGCTGATCCTTGAGTTGCACAAGTTAATCTCACATGTGTTTGGGGGCTGAACTACTGAAAAACCCAGCTTTGGTGTGCAGGTGCTAATTAGGATAACCCAAAGCAGGAACCTGCAAATAGCAACGGGGAGTTCCTTGTCTTAATAGAAAAGCCGAGTGTGAATCTCGCTGTTCTGTCAGAGTGCCTTGACCAGAGTTTTGTGCTGATTTGTAACTAAACACTGGGTGATGCTGGCTGTTCTCACACCTGTTTTGTCCTCATCCCCTGGCAGTTTTTATGGGACAGGCCTCATTGCTGGCCACGGCTTCACCAGCCCCGAGAGGACGCCGGGGGTGTTTGTCCTGTTCGACGACGACCGCTTCGGCTTCATCTGGCTGGAGCTGAAATCCTTCAGCCTCTACAGCCGCATCAAGGTCTCCTTCCAGAACGCCCAGGCACCCTCCCAGGAGGCCTTTGATGAGATGCTCAAGAACATTCAGTTCCTGGCTACTTGATGGGTGTTTGTGGTGCAGGACAGGGCTCGGGGTGGCCAAGGCTGCTGCGCTCCCCAGCCGGGCTGGCCGGGGATCCTTGCTCTCGGTACCTCTGGATAGAAGCATGCACTTTGAATAAAGCCTTTTAACCCCAAATGTACACACATCCCACTTCAGCCATCCCTGACTGCCCTTTCCTCTGTGCCACTCCACGCTGCTTCCCAGCAGTCCTTGtttcccaggctgtgctttggAGAGCTGAAGGAtcctgcagaggagggagcagacCTTCCttagtgcaaaaaaaaagtattggGACAAAACCAGCTTctggccagagctggacagaggAACAGGCAGTGACAAAGCACATCCTCCTCTCCAGAACATTTCTGTGGGTGCAGCTTTGCCAGGAGAGGCTGGTGTGATAACTTCATCCTTGCTAATTGCAGTGTGTGGTTTCCTCTGGAGAATTccctcagccagggcaggatCCCCACTGCAGATGAGTGTGTGCAGCATTGGCCTGGCTTCTGGAGCTTGATGGATGTGCTGTTCCTGGAGCTCCAGGTCTGGGTGTCTCCCTGAGACCAGAGAtgattttttctccttgcaggaGCTGGTTGTGGGATGGAAAATGGATGTAAACTGCAAAAGCTCTGATGTGTTCAGACTGGTTTGTACCTGGAAGGTTTTCTCTTGCAGAGTGGGTCTGAAAAGGCACAGAAGGAGCCAAAAGAAACCCAGCTGTGAGCTGAGCCCAGTaggctccagctgggcagcagaagGTGCCACATGTCACTGGTCCTGTGTGACCCCAGGGCTGCCATTCCTGCTCAGGTTTGCCCTTCAGAGTGCAGAGTGACAAGGGATTGTCCTTGCACTGTGTGGCTTGTTGTGGCTCCTGgagtggtggctgctgctgccccactcACAGagccctttctccctttctagTTGCACTTGTTTGATCCCAGATGGTTTTGTGGCAGATCTGAGCTCCAGTGGGAAttgtgtgctgcaggcagggggagcaggTTCCCTttagctgtgctgtgcaggaaaatCCTGGATTGCTCATCTGCAGGCTGTGAGTGGTGCTGGAAACCATCAGCACTAACTCAGCCCTTTGTTGCAGCTGCCCTCTGGCTGTGATGACAAACTCCAGGtcccttctcttctccccaGATCAGTGTCTAACAAACCCCTGGTGTTACAGCTCTGCAGTTTTAGGTCTGTGAATGTGTCTGGACCTGTGCTGGGAGGTTTCAGACCCCTTCTGTGGAGAAGTTTCAGTCCCTGCCTGGTTCCTGTGCCTGTGAGCAGCTTTTGTTCTCACTCTCACAagggctttttgctttttctggctCTCATGTGTTCCCTCAGCTGTGTGAGaagccaggctccagcagcagctcatgtCACTCACAGGATTCATTCCTGTCTCTCTGGATAGAATTCTCCAAACCTCTGGGAATTTCAAGGTGATTTAGGGCACtttttgctctgtttcctgCAGCTTTGTGAGGAGTGCCTCAGTGTTGGGGGTGAGGAGCAGTTTGAGGCCTGGAGAAtaagctgggaaaggcagggtgGTTGTGAGGGGTTTCCTGCAGAGGGAGGAACCAGCTGGGATCtcacagggctggcagagattgaggtgctgctctctgtgccttgagtgggcagagaggggacctggagctggaattttGGGCACCTCAgccttgtgctgcagctgctgagctcagtgcacagctcctgccaggtcTGCAGGCAGAAGTTTCCAGTTTGGTGCAGGTTTCTGGGACAGCTGGAGATGttcagtgctgggttaatggttggactcagtctcagaggtctttcccaacctaaatgattctgtgattaggATTTTATTTGGTACCTCAGTGGCCTGTTTATCTTGGAATTTGCTGTTGGgctgctgcagttctgcctTGTGCTCTAACAGCCCAAAGGGATGGGAGATGTCCCCTTGGGCAGCTGTTCCCATTGTCTGTCCCTAAAACCAGCTCTTGTTCAGCTGCATCTGTAGCTGTGATTGCAGATTCCTCCCCACTTAAtatccccaccccaaaaaaatcctaaagttTTACACAACTGACTtgataatttttgcttttagcttttaaattacaattaaatttttttaaatggagatTAAAATCCAGATTGCATTGATTGCCCTGCAAGTACCTGAGGCTTGAGTCACTCTCACAGGTACTGAGCTGTCTGTAGCCTCTGTCCTGTGGCACCTGGGCAAGGTGTCACCTGTTTGTTGTTGGCACAGGTTGTGcatctgctcttctccaggctgcctgTCCCTTCTGAACCTTTCCAGTGGCAGTGCCAAGGGTCTCCTGATGGCCAAACCTGCTTGGCTGCCTGGAGAGAAGGGCTTTGGTAGAGGCTGATGCCCTGTGGGaattttcccagctctgccttgcccCTGTAGTGGCatctttttatttataactCACCTGGCTGGCCTCAAAATGTCAGGATAATTCCTGATTAAAGGGAAAACTGCAGGTACCCCTTGGCTCCATTCTGTCTGGAGCAAAGGAAATAGCAAATTTTGTATTAATATTCCTCTGATGCCTTTTCTCACCTTctgctgctccaagcctggcaGGCTTTTGTggcatttcagaagaaaattccctctgctttggCTGAGAGAAGCATCCAGTGCAGatggatttgggaatgctgggatgCTCCTGTGCCTGTTCCTTTGTGCATGGCTCTGCCACTGCTTCCAGAGCAAGGCAGGATAACATGGAGTTaaaattcccagctctggaacctttgggaaagggagaagatTTAGGAGCAGGCAGTTTGGATCTGCTCCCCCATGGTGGGGGGGATgctcctgctttcccagagctgccaggccagggctttgctgtgctgggtACAGCCTGtaccagccctgcacagctctgcattcccctctgcttccccaaatcccacttcTGCAGCCCTTGGGATCTCTGTGAGAGCTGTTGACAGGGATAATGTGTGCTGGGGCCCTGCAGATGGTGAGAAATCTCTGCTGCCGACGTCTCCCCGtccttgtggctctgcaggaaATCTTGGGGACAGTTGGCTGGAATCCTTCAGCCCAGATGGGTGGGAAGTGCTGGCGAGGATGGAAAACAACTTGTCAGGGGTAGGAATACTCTTGGCAGGAGCCTTTTGGATTAAACAAAGCCTTTGCAGGGGGGTTGCAGAGCCCCAGTGGCCACTGCAAGATCTGGGGCTGAATTCTGGCCcggggacagcttggggacaaATGTCTCGGTTAAGTGGGTTCTGCTCCTCcatccagctccctgtgctgtcagaACACATGGATTTGGccagctggaaaacaggaacGTCAAAGCTCCACTTTGTTTGCCTGGTTTGAGGGCTGTGAAtgtgctgtgctcaggctgGGGGGGACTCACTGCCCTCCACGGGGGTTTGGCAGGCTGGATTTTagtgaggagaaggaaaaaggatggAATTGTTTGTGAATTTGGGTGTCAGCTCCATGgtggagctgccagagctgccctgggatgggagGGCAGCTCCTTAGGAAATGTgtgctggggaaaaagggaattgtGTGCAAACGTGCCTGGAGGTGTCAGCTCCCAGGAAAAGCCCAAACCACAGCTGGCTCCGTGTTCACTTTTCAACAAGGATgactttttcttgctttttattaatttaaaccTAGTGGAACTTGATGGGAGTGTTGGGTGTTGTGTGGAAATGGGTTGTTTAGGCTCAACTTGCTAGTTTAGGGAATGATAATGTGTTAACTCTGTCTTGTAGCTGGCTGCTCACGTGGCCACTAATCCTCTGTGCTGTTCAGCCTCCaaaggctcctgctgcccttaCCAGTGGGACAGGGAATTATTTGGGATGTGCAGTGGAAGAGAGAGGTACCAAACTGTGAGTGCCACTGACCTTTGGGTGCTTTGTGTGCTGAACTAAAATGTGTggttctggtttttgtttggattGCAATCCTTGGAACTTCTGAGGCAAAGAGCACTTGGCTCTGACTGTGTTCATTAGCTTAATTAAAGCAATCTgcactttttgttttgtcattgattactcccccttcccccttcccatgTGTATTTTGCACTCACCACTTTAACATGACACTGATGGATTAATCTGGGCATTTCCTGTAGGTTTTGAGTGTGGATAAGTCTCtataaaaagtattaaaaatgaaggtgaaacataaatccctgctttgtaCAGAGGGCAGTGGGGGGAAACCATAGGACATCCACCACCACAAATATCCATGTGGAACAtgagaaattgcattttaacCACCTCACCTGTCCAGGGGCTGGGGTTTTGCTTGTTCTTTTCTTGGTGGCTTTGAGAGGAATGGGATGTATAAAATCAACACCTGGCCTGCTTCACTGCAGGTTCTGGAAAGCTGAGCAAGCCCTGTGTGTTACTTTTACACCTGATCATTGTTACCCAAGGAGCCTTTTCCAATTTCagataataaaaagcaaagttttgTGAACTTAGTTctgtttgcttccttttttcccccctttgtCCCAAAGGAAAATGTTGGGCCAGTTCCACTCTCCTGATGTACAGCTGCCTGTCTTCCAGCATGGGATGGAAACAATTCTCCCTTGTTTGGGTACTGGGTGAGCAGTTCTGATTTCCTGAAGATGT contains:
- the FBXO31 gene encoding F-box only protein 31 isoform X1; this translates as MAVCARLCGVGPARGCRRRGAAREQRRGAADSEPDTDTDPEEAGGGGVTEDDEAAERIEGGRPLPPSVEAGPAGRAPLSLLELPPELLVQIFGSLPGTDLPSLARVCTTFRRILRTDTIWRRRCREEYGVCENLRKLEITGVSCRDVYAKLLHRYRHILGLWQPDIGPYGGLLNVVVDGLFIIGWMYLPPHDPHVDDPMRFKPLFRIHLMERKCATVECMYGHKGPHNGHIQIVKKDEFSTKCNQTDHHRMSGGRQEEFRTWLREEWGRTLEDIFHEHMQELILMKFIYTSQYDNCLTYRRIYLPPSSPEDLIQPGLFKGTYGSHGLEIVMLSFHGKKAKGTKITGDPNIPAGQQTVEIDLAHPLQLPDIETLRDFSELSRIVLEVQEQVRREEQEREQSQEEQEHSQQAASQPASPLGGGGAEGEETAAGAEGKTQDKAPASQPFVLPTGVISRNEDYPRTCRVCFYGTGLIAGHGFTSPERTPGVFVLFDDDRFGFIWLELKSFSLYSRIKVSFQNAQAPSQEAFDEMLKNIQFLAT